The Stomoxys calcitrans chromosome 3, idStoCalc2.1, whole genome shotgun sequence genome includes a region encoding these proteins:
- the LOC106092193 gene encoding serine/threonine-protein phosphatase PP2A 65 kDa regulatory subunit isoform X6 has product MYLIPPLESLATVEEAVVRDKAVESLCKVATEHNDQDLEIHFVPTLQRLASGDWFTSRTSACGLFSICYQRVSQTLKAKLRDNFHTLCNDETPMVRRAAVSKLGEFAEVVEIEYLRSEFITNLIQLAQDDQDSVRLLAIDACARIANILPQEDVEFLVLPTLRQCPRDSSWRVRYMMAENLVNLQKAVGPKITQIDLIPALHHLLKDSEAEVRAAAASKVMDFCLNLDKIDQVHVIMASIIPYIRELVTDTNPHVKSTIASVLTGLGSIIGSYNTVEHLLPLFLKQLKDDCPEVRLNIISNLSRINDVIGIQLLSQSLLPAIMELAEDSKWRVRLAIIEYMPSIASQLGQEFFEQKLQGICVGWLDDQVYAIREAATLNMKKLVEQFGAQWAERAVIPMILALSRNKNYLHRMTCLFCLNILAEICGTDITTKLFLPTVQLLASDPVSNVRFNVAKTLQTISPILDSSVIESQVRPILDSLNDDTDVDVKDFASTAISAIALDMELDVFRATVPPVLGKSLEEAIIAKLATAPPTTDTNNNDLFPETITYY; this is encoded by the exons ATGTATTTAATACCCCCTTTGGAAAGTTTAGCAACTGTAGAAGAAGCTGTGGTTCGAGACAAAGCTGTAGAGTCGCTGTGCAAAGTTGCCACGGAACATAACGACCAAGATCTTGAAATTCATTTTGTTCCCACCTTGCAACGATTGGCCAGCGGAGATTGGTTTACTTCACGTACTTCGGCCTGTGGATTGTTTTCTATTTGTTATCAACGAGTTTCTCAGACTCTTAAAGCAAAATTACGTGATAATTTTCATACATTGTGCAATGATGAGACTCCAATGGTGCGTCGAGCTGCAGTTAGCAAGCTTGGAGAGTTCGCAGAAGTTGTGGAAATTGAATATCTGAGATCAGAGTTTATTACCAACTTAATTCAATTAGCACAAGACGATCAG GATTCGGTACGCCTTTTAGCCATAGACGCATGCGCTCGAATTGCGAACATTTTACCGCAAGAAGACGTTGAATTT CTCGTTTTACCAACATTACGTCAATGTCCACGCGATTCTTCGTGGCGTGTTCGATATATGATGGCCGAAAATTTGGTTAACTTGCAAAAGGCAGTAGGTCCTAAAATAACTCAAATAGATTTGATACCAGCTTTACAC CATTTACTTAAGGATTCAGAAGCGGAGGTTAGAGCTGCAGCTGCTTCCAAAGTTATggatttttgtttaaatcttgacaaaattgaTCAAGTGCACGTAATAATGGCATCGATTATACCATATATCCGCGAGTTGGTAACTGATACAAACCCCCATGTAAAATCAACAATAGCGTCTGTTTTAACTGGGCTTGGTTCTATAATCGGGTCATACAATACTGTAGAACATCTATTACCATTATTCCTTAAACAGTTGAAGGACGACTGCCCTGAAGTACGATTGAATATAATATCCAATTTAAGCCGCATTAATGATGTTATAGGCATTCAACTTCTTTCGCAA TCGTTGCTCCCTGCTATTATGGAACTAGCAGAAGATTCGAAATGGCGCGTAAGGTTAGCCATTATTGAATACATGCCTTCTATAGCAAGTCAATTGGGACAAGAGTTCTTTGAACAAAAACTGCAAGGTATTTGCGTTGGGTGGTTGGACGATCAAGTATACGCCATAAGGGAAGCAGCTACTTTAAACATGAAAAAGTTGGTGGAGCAGTTTGGAGCCCAATGGGCTGAAAGAGCAGTTATTCCAATGATTTTGGCACTGTCgcgaaataagaattatttgcaTA GAATGACATGCCTATTTTGTTTGAATATATTGGCTGAAATATGTGGAACTGACATCACCACCAAGTTGTTTTTGCCAACTGTACAACTTTTGGCCTCAGACCCAGTTTCAAATGTTCGCTTTAATGTCGCAAAAACTCTTCAAACAATATCACCTATTCTTGACAGCAGCGTCATAGAGTCGCAAGTTAGACCAATATTGGATAGTCTAAACGACGATACGGATGTTGACGTAAAAGATTTCGCATCGACTGCCATATCAGCAATAGCTTTAG